The Petrotoga sp. 9PW.55.5.1 genome window below encodes:
- a CDS encoding MBL fold metallo-hydrolase, whose product MKGISIIFVEKLKELNYKYYIRKVITMFESYENINNFWFENGASTVTFLEYNDGLLAFDSSLYPKKFEEMAKIMEEKTSKRLKKVFFTHFHPDHTFGAIFSRRKFDLYMTKKTFDLLNSMDKEFLKESSKMADFNFNNFKEAFKNKNTIIFESNLFVIFQNQILFANNIGGHTMDSTIYEIKPNGFLITGDLVFSKVHAEILNSNIDEWISNLENMKKLQISRIFPGHGQPEDKKILDEQIKYLKKRKEGVTLKKEYSDYSLSELIDE is encoded by the coding sequence ATGAAGGGAATATCAATCATTTTTGTAGAAAAATTAAAAGAACTCAATTACAAATATTACATCAGAAAGGTGATTACTATGTTTGAAAGTTATGAAAATATTAATAATTTTTGGTTTGAAAATGGAGCAAGCACCGTAACTTTTTTAGAATATAACGATGGATTATTGGCATTTGATAGTTCTCTTTATCCAAAAAAGTTTGAAGAAATGGCGAAAATAATGGAAGAAAAAACTTCCAAAAGATTGAAGAAAGTTTTCTTTACTCATTTTCATCCTGATCATACCTTTGGGGCTATTTTTAGTAGAAGAAAATTTGATTTATATATGACAAAAAAAACTTTTGATTTGCTAAACTCAATGGATAAAGAGTTTTTGAAAGAAAGTTCTAAAATGGCGGACTTTAACTTCAATAATTTTAAAGAAGCTTTTAAAAATAAGAATACTATTATTTTTGAAAGCAATTTGTTCGTAATCTTTCAAAATCAAATTTTATTTGCTAATAATATCGGTGGTCATACGATGGATTCTACTATATACGAAATAAAACCTAATGGTTTTCTTATAACAGGAGATCTTGTCTTTTCAAAAGTTCATGCAGAAATTCTAAATTCAAACATTGATGAATGGATTTCTAACTTAGAAAATATGAAAAAACTACAAATTAGCAGAATCTTTCCAGGCCATGGACAACCTGAAGATAAAAAAATATTAGATGAACAAATAAAATATTTGAAAAAGAGGAAAGAAGGAGTTACTTTGAAAAAAGAATATTCAGATTATTCCTTGTCTGAATTAATTGATGAATAA
- the fliY gene encoding flagellar motor switch phosphatase FliY — protein MPDDNEKFLSQNELDSLLSNLKNEDNEDDDDNVIDENIDSLLDVIGEIANITLGSGVTTLSTLLRRKIEIEYPQTDIIKFKNITTNFEGEHVIVTVEYKKGLFGMNSLVLSSKLTNIIADLMLGKEIEEIEERELDEISLSAVSEAMNQMMGSAATSLAEFLKTHIDISPPTTQVLDFSDPNIEFPPIETNNEAYVISIKFKVKITGIAETYFWQFVPVKFANRIKELMEASFGKSSENKEKKESSKIKENIKESNSKVIKEEKVKVKPVDFGEFEKSEEPISSQVDLSKLDLLMDVPLEIKVELGSTKLNLREILELHEGSMIQLNKLAGEPLDIYANDRLIARGEVVVIDENFGIRVTEIVSLRERTKSIK, from the coding sequence ATGCCTGACGATAATGAAAAGTTTTTAAGCCAAAACGAATTAGATTCTTTATTAAGTAACTTAAAAAATGAGGATAATGAAGATGATGATGATAATGTTATCGATGAAAATATAGATTCTTTATTAGATGTCATCGGGGAAATCGCTAACATTACTCTTGGTTCAGGAGTTACTACCCTGTCTACGTTACTCAGAAGAAAAATTGAAATAGAATATCCCCAAACAGATATTATAAAATTCAAAAATATTACAACAAATTTTGAAGGAGAACATGTTATAGTTACAGTAGAGTATAAAAAAGGATTATTCGGTATGAACAGTTTAGTCCTTTCTTCAAAGTTAACTAACATTATCGCTGATTTAATGCTTGGAAAAGAAATAGAAGAAATAGAAGAAAGAGAACTTGATGAAATCAGTTTGAGTGCTGTTTCCGAAGCAATGAATCAAATGATGGGAAGTGCAGCAACATCTTTAGCCGAATTTTTAAAGACACATATCGATATTTCTCCTCCCACCACCCAAGTGTTAGACTTTTCAGATCCAAATATAGAGTTCCCTCCTATAGAAACAAATAATGAAGCATACGTTATTTCTATAAAATTTAAAGTGAAGATTACAGGTATCGCAGAAACTTATTTCTGGCAATTTGTACCGGTAAAATTCGCCAATAGGATAAAAGAACTAATGGAAGCATCTTTTGGAAAGTCATCAGAGAATAAAGAAAAAAAGGAGTCTTCTAAAATTAAGGAAAATATTAAAGAATCGAATTCTAAAGTAATAAAAGAAGAAAAGGTAAAAGTAAAACCTGTTGATTTTGGTGAGTTTGAAAAAAGTGAAGAACCAATATCTTCTCAAGTCGATCTTTCAAAATTGGATTTACTAATGGATGTTCCTCTGGAAATAAAAGTTGAATTAGGTTCAACAAAATTGAATTTGAGAGAAATATTAGAACTCCACGAAGGTTCTATGATTCAATTAAACAAACTTGCTGGAGAACCTTTAGATATATACGCTAACGATAGATTAATTGCTAGAGGTGAAGTTGTTGTAATAGATGAGAATTTTGGGATTAGAGTAACTGAAATTGTTTCTCTAAGAGAAAGGACGAAGTCAATTAAATGA